The Phacochoerus africanus isolate WHEZ1 chromosome 9, ROS_Pafr_v1, whole genome shotgun sequence genomic sequence ACgaaggatgtggtacatattaaGACGCTAAGTCCCATCGATATTTTGCATTGCCTTACCTTTTCTCTATAATgcattgttaaaaagaaaaaaaaaaactggtgagaTACGAGGTATATAGTCAACAAATCCACAgatattcttttttagggccgcacccatggcatatggaagttctcaggctatgggtgaAATCAGAGaaagctgccaacctacaccacagtcacagcaacgcaagatctgagcctcgcctgcgatctacaccacagctcacagcaatgctgtatccttaaccagctgagtgaggccagggatccaaccgaaatctcatgggtcctagccagttccttaaccgctgagccacaaagggaactccccgaaGATATTCTTGATAGCAACAGCATAATAGAAAGTGAAGCACATCTAAATCAAGAATAAGTATCTATCTCAGTGAGGGAAAATCTCTGCTTCATCCATAAGTGGCTCGTAGGGCCACTAATCCTTTGACAGGGCATCTCTGTTAACTTCTGAGGGAATAGGTATCTTGTTTCAATAACCACTGtacattagtttttaaaaacaattgtgTGCAGTAAGGAAAGGAAATATAATCATTTAATTTACCTGGAAAAAAAGTTCTTTACAGTGGGTTCATCTAAGGCAATGGTCAAGGAATTATTCTGGTTTGTGACCTCTGGGGAAGACCTGGCAATTAGTTCTAATTATTCTGAGCAACAAAAATCACAATGTACATTTTTTCAAATGGCATACTATGTTAGTTTAGCTTTGAACCACTTTTTCTTAAGCTCATTAGCAATGAGTTAAATTGATAGCATTTAGTTTCTCAAGCAAAGGAGTAAATCCTCCCCTTATTCATAATGGGATTCTAGCAAGGTTCAAGCAACCCAAAAGATGAAACTTTATTTACCTGGTTTATTTATCTCTTAGGCagtttaagttcttttttctttttttttctttttaggcctatactgaagcatatggaatttcccaagctagggggtctattcggagctgcagctgctggccttacaccatagccacagcaaagccggatcccactgagtgaggccagggattgaacccacatcctcagggatattagtcaggGTCGTTACCGCTAAGcagcaacgggaactccgaaggtTTAATTTTCTGAGTAATAGGTGAGTTGGCTGGGACATTTTCAACTTCgtagttttcaaaaattttatctttacaaATTTTCATCTGAGGATAGACGATTGCCTTCTTTCCaatccctttcctttttccacaaattttattctgatttttatatcctataagggaaagaaacaatcaaaaaaagTATTAAGCTTTGAAATTTTCATCTAATTATTTGGATTAATGGAGACGGGGCTCATGTGACAGGCGACACAACAAGAGATAATTATTTACAGGACTCCGTTACCATTAGTGTGGGATGAAGATGACGTCAGAAAAGAACTTTCACTCTTCCTTTAGTTCTCATGTCATAATGAGGGTACAttctttatatgaaaatatacaaCAAACCAGTTAGTAGCAACTCAAATAGATATACAAGAATCTATGGAGGCTGTTTCCAAATGATGGACAAACTTAGAAAAActcaaaaaagggaagaaatttcaGAGAGCAGCCAAGAGTGAAGTGGGCCTTGAAATATGGGTAGGCTTGAGTCAACAAAGGGAAAGAGTATATTTGACCAAGGGATTTCACAAAATATTAATTGCTTTTAGACATCACTACCATGCTAAATCTAGATCCACTTTAGATAAACTAGgtaatttatttacataaattaaacTCGTTTAAAATTACTacctaaaccaaaaaaaacagcTATAGTGGAAGCTTCTAAATGCTTTATGGATCCTGGCTTTTTACCTAAAAGAGACATGGAATTTGGAACAGCTATAATCTAGAGAAGCATGACTGCTTGTTTGGTGTCAGCTTCTTGTTTATGACAACCTGAATGATGTGGGATTTAGTTTCCTTCACCCGTTCCGGGCAAAGTCAAAATAGGATTTGAAATGCCAACCAAAGGAACTTTAAAATAGAATCTGATTTTTGTTTCAGAATAAAGCCTGAGACAAATGCCCTCAGGCTTCTCTGCCTTCATTAGACCCCACAGAGTCAGGTTTCCGTTGCCACTGGGCCTCTGACCACCAGTGCCAAATAGGTGGAAACAAAAGTTTTAGGCgaaggggaaaaaatagcttttttgctttgctggcaaaggaggccacagcagactaatgctTTAAAGGCTGTGTTCCCTCCTTTGAGCGAGAACAGATGGTTTgatagtttgggagtggaaaatagggccacagattaAAATCAGAGTAGGTGAAAGCTTGTATTactcttcaaagctggtgtttttGGCCCCTGGGACTGGTTCTAGTAGTCTTGAAATGAAGAAGGCTTCATCAAGAAGTTAAcaccttccatttgttggggattttagttctgcagaactTAAAAGATATTGTTCCATGCACTCCTggaggagaaaccaggaccctgccccaaggctgcgctATAGTTTCTCCATTGTTCCTCCAttgtctctgcatcctctccctgtCTTGACTAGCGACGGTTTCAACCTGCCCTTTGGAAACCCCTGAAGGTCAAGGCTGAAGCCTATTCCCCTGCAGCAAAGAAATGGGGACGCAGAAAGGCTTTTGCGCACAGTAGCCCCTTAGGGCCGGGCTCGGTTTCATTTCGTCTTTTAACGTCTCCCATTATACGGATATAGAGCAAGTGGAAATCAATAttctaattagaaataaaagtgtTTCTACTCCTCAAGCTGAAAATTACATTTCTTCCTCGTCAAAGAGAAATTCGAGAATAGAAAATCTCACtctggagagggaaaaaaaaaagaatgaaaagcagaaTGGTCTACACAAAATCTTTTACTCAAGGAACTTGTGTGCGCTGGTCTAAGAGAGGCGGAAAGGGGATCCTTTCAGCGCACAGAAACCCCTTAGTTTCCGGGATGCCGGCAACCAGACAGGCCGTGGAGAAGGGCGGCGCTGATCGCGGCAAATTTAACTGCCGGCGCCAACCTCTGCACCCGGGTAGGTAGGACTCCAACTCTGTCCGACAAGTTACGGGAAGTTTTTGATTTTACTTCCACTACTTAGCCGTAAAATCTATCAGAACTGATAGCTGAGCCcttttaaatatacttaaattcCTAAATAACCGTGAAAAGCTCAGGATGAGGTTACACAAGGAGCTCGAGCTTTGCCAACGTCAGATAACGTTACTCCTGTTAGTGGTCTGTTGTTATTTTGGGGACAGGAAGTTCTTTAAGACTGTTCAATAAATTGTTCTGCTCGGCGACTAAATACCAAAATTACAAACGCCCAGCGCAAAAGTAAAAAGCACCAGCTCTCTTTCTGAAAGTGTGGGTGGCTCTTAAAAGAGCCGTTAGGATCGTTAGCAACCAACTCACTGTTTACTTGGCACTGGTGTATTTGGTGACAGCCTTGGTGCCCTCGGACACGGCGTGCTTGGCCAGCTCCCCGGGCAGCAGCAGGCGCACGGCAGTCTGGATCTCCCGGGACGTGATGGTCGAGCGCTTGTTGTAATGCGCCAAGCGGGACGCCTCGCCAGCGATGCGTTCGAAAATGTCATTAACGAACGAATTCATGATGCCCATAGCCTTGGAGGAAATGCCGGTGTCCGGGTGGACTTGCTTCAGCACCTTGTACACGTAGATGGAGTAACTCTCCTTGCGACTGCGCTTGCGCTTCTTGCCGTCTTTCTTCTGCGCCTTGGTCACAGCCTTTTTGGAGCCCTTCTTCGGAGCTGGTGCGGACTTTGCTGGGTCAGGCATAACTAAAAGCAGCTAATAATGCctccaggaaaaaggaaaaccgCTATGACGAAGACACAATGTGTCCTTTTTATATAGAATCTCTTATGCAAATAAGGTGATTAGCTAAAGACTTTGTCTGATTGGTGGCTAATCAAGTAAAACGTCCGGAATTAGTTCTGCCCAATCAGAACGCAAGAGTCCCAAACTCGCGTTTTCATTGGTTGAATTAAGCCACAATGCTAACCAATGACACGCATTCTTCTTCGCGCCCAATAAGGGTTATAAAAAGTGCCGCGCCTGGACTTTCGCTTTGCTAACTACCGCAAGTGAAGCTGCTGTCGCTATAATGTCTGGAAGAGGCAAACAGGGAGGCAAAGCTCGTGCCAAGGCCAAGACCCGCTCCTCGCGGGCCGGGCTCCAGTTCCCGGTGGGTCGAGTGCACCGCCTGCTCCGCAAGGGCAACTATGCCGAGCGGGTCGGCGCCGGCGCGCCCGTGTACCTGGCGGCGGTGCTGGAGTACCTGACGGCCGAGATCCTGGAGCTGGCGGGCAACGCGGCCCGCGACAACAAGAAGACGCGCATCATCCCGCGCCACTTGCAGCTGGCCATCCGCAACGACGAGGAGCTCAACAAGCTGCTGGGCAAGGTCACTATCGCTCAGGGCGGTGTCTTGCCCAACATCCAAGCGGTGCTGCTGCCCAAGAAGACTGAGAGCCACCACAAGGCCAAGGGCAAGTAATGGCCTAGATTTTGGCGACACGCATCAACCGAAACCAAaggctcttttcagagccaccCACATTTTCTGGAAAAGAACTTAACATCTATCttgtttgggaaaatgaaaagagatttaATGTGAAAATTTCCTTCCTTAATCTCTAGTTTGTTCAAGTCGAAGTGTGGTAAAAGGcttcatatttaaattaaaaagtaaaatgacttcAGAGTGACCCATTAGGTTCATCGGCTGTGGAAAGACGGGCAGCTGAGTGGGGCGGGGAGTAGAGACTATTTCTAGGGCGGCTTGTAAACTGTTTACTACAAATGAGCGGCTTTAAACAAATTCTCGACTCGGGAGGCCAGAAGTTCAAAACCTAAGTGCTGCTAGGGTTCCTGCTGGAGTCTTGAGGGAGGAATCATTCTGTACTTgacagcttctggtggttgccagcaattccttggtttgtggcagCATATCTTCAATTTCCCACCTTCCCAGTGTGTCTCTCTGTCCTCTTAGGGATAGCCAGCGGTCGTTAGGTTTGGGGCCCACACCATATCCGGTTGAAACGGTGGCATACGTGAAACATTTAAGCAAAGACAAGTTTCAGGAAGTTAAATCAAGTTTAAGACCAAgaatttataaggaaaataaagcacagagaaaGCAAGGGTAGAAAGTGAGTTCATAATCAGAGGTCAGGTCATGTAGGACTACAATCATGTAGGATTTTATATGCCATGATATAAGTTTGCAAATCATTCTAAGAGTTTTGAACAGAGGAATGGCATAACGTGATTTACAGTTCTTCAAAAGTTCATTAAGGCAGCTATATGGTGAATACAATGTTTAGAAGTAATATAAATTAGAAGGTGATTGCAGTGGTCTTTTTGAGAGATTATGGTGGTTTGGCCTAAATTGGAGACAATAGACAATAGGTAAGGATACATTTTGCagatataaccaatattttgCTGACAGATTTGATATGTTGTGTgtaggagagaagaaaataatttactctTCTGAATTCTCGTCTGAGACTCCCTATAATAAAGGACAAACTAACAGGAGGAAAACAACCAAAATTGTTTTAACATAAATACCTCATGTATACATGAGAGATACTTAAGGGAAATGAGTAAACTCAAGATGGCTCAAGCTATCACCTTACCTACCATCCTtggctaaagacaaaagaaagatgtATGAGGGTATTTGGGGGGGCCTGCGGACAGACATGGTGGGTGCCAGCAGAGAGAGAACAGTTAGTTATCAGTTTCTgataaattatcagaaaaaagCTTGGTAAAGAAAGGTAAGATTTGCTATGCAGATCAAAATTGGTGCCTTCTCCCATAAGATTCTTTAGTGATTTAGAATCACCCTTCTCTTCCTAGTatggaaatggaaacaaatggAGCATTCCTCTAGAAATGTGTCTCTTAGAAAAAATGTTCTATTGTTTTCAGAGATTTTCCTATCTATGCTGTTActcaaaaataattcaaaattaccCTATGACAAAGAGGCATAGTTTGGGGTGGCATATTTAGCTACCACTCAACTGTGAAAGAACACAAAGATACAAAGAATGATATTTGATTTGAGCTAAGTTTATCTAGACATGTTAAGTCAGTTACTAGGTTAGAAAACAGCCCACATAGcaccatatttttataaaataatatactgtattttatataataaacacTGTCTATTAATTTCAAGAATTATAAAGAATCTGACGAAGTTCAGCTGTCCATCCATTGCTAACCTTATAATCACTAGCTGTTATGCAAAAACTCATGAAATCTTATAGGGAGGGAAGCTAGTAGTTGGTGGGaatttaactgatttttaaagcagaaatggGTCAGTAAAATATACTCCATTTAACTGTtaggaaaatataatcaaaaacaaaagaagaaaaaattattgaataaactTAATCCCTATTTAGGATACCATTCTCAATATAGGCAATCTTTTTAAAGTGattccagagagagaaagaaatctaatCTCACTCAAAACAGGTAAGTGACATTAGGAAGGAAACCAGGAAATAGAGCACTATTTCTTTGCCGATTAcattccaaagagaaaattctaAGTTCCTTGGAGAAACATTCCTGAGTTGAGAAGCTGGCAAAGGGCTTAAAAGCCATTAAAAGGATTTACCTacctttgaaaaggaaaaagaaagaaatttttaaggacaaaaaggaaaagaaagggactcTCAGGGAGAATTAAAGCTATTATTTTCAATTTGCTTTGAAATGAACTTGTTGAATTAACCTATGTACCCACTTTATAAAATATACTGAATTTTGTTCCTGTTGGTTTAATccgtttttttaaagttttatttattttacaaaatctaTAGTTTACTTTGAAAATACTGTAATACAACCTtactaaaactttcttttttttaattgttatttcaccAAAACTAACGttcttgaaaataaatgatttcaagAAAATCATTGAATGACAAGGGTGTTACATGCTAATGCTGAAAGAAGTgactaaaatttctaaatttaagcAATAGTAAAattgtctgtatattttaaaaattaagtatatacaAGCAAGAATGTTTGAAATATATCATTCTTTTAATAAAGGTGTCttagaaagacagaaatatactttcttttccctGCATTTGAATTTTCTACTTGCTCACTGATGACAAATTGCTATtctaattaatgaatttttaaaaattaaattatatattacctAGGAAAAATTGAGACATTTAAAAACCTGGATTCTGTATTTTTCAGGTTAAGAGTAcatagtatttaaaaaacaagtttaCACTAATAAATGTATCAATTTAATTCAGTTTTTACCAAGGGtactaaaagaatttttttgttgcaGCTAGttaaaatgatttgtttttcaagaatggtataataagagaaattatttgaaagaaaaaattatgaggTAGGAATTCACTgccaaatactaaaatatttttcaacattacaaataattaaaaaccttAAGCACTACACATAGACTGATCAGCAGAACAATAAAAActcaagaaataattttaagtgaaGGATGTAGGATCAACTAAGTTTCTCAAATcagtggagaaaatatttaatatgttatACTGATCATACAcctggttaattttttaaaagttaattctcTATACAAGAAATCAAGTTTGGATTGTTAacagagtttaaaaaatttttaatggttcTATTCATTATCAGTAAAATAATGGGAACTGTTATGGAAAATGAAAATTGATACCCATTTGGTGGAAGAGAATATGGCAATATACCcggaaaatcttaaaattttctattatccCATCTTGTTCTATTTCTAGAAAGTTAGTATATTCCCCCCATAATATCAAGGAGAAAAACGTCACAAACTGGCCTAATCTTATGCAAATactgttagaaaaagaaaataccgtATATAGGTAGAGAATCAGAATACTTTATTCTCTGTGCTATTTTATGTATCAATACAATATTAAAGTTCTGTTTTTTCATGAGGGTAAGGATCGAAACACAACTAatgagaaaaggaggggaaaagagaCTAGGTATTGAGGAAACAAAAGAATtaactgaaaaagaacaaaaaggaataGCACCTCCCTGGGTTCCTTTTTAGGTCCCCTCCCCCAATGCAGAGGAATTCCCGCCACAGCTTTTCAGTTTTCAATCTGGTCCGCAGAAGATACTTTTAAATGGAAGCTCCAGCAGCTAACAGCACTTTAGCTCGCTGGTTTCCTCAAGATGTCTGGCCGCGGAAAGGGTGGAAAGGGCCTAGGCAAAGGGGGCGCCAAACGCCACCGCAAAGTTCTCCGAGATAACATCCAGGGCATCACCAAGCCCGCCATCCGGCGCCTGGCCCGGCGTGGCGGCGTCAAGCGCATCTCCGGCCTCATCTACGAGGAGACCCGCGGGGTGCTGAAGGTGTTCCTGGAGAACGTGATCCGGGACGCCGTCACCTACACCGAGCACGCCAAGCGCAAGACCGTCACCGCCATGGACGTGGTCTACGCGCTCAAGCGCCAGGGCCGCACCCTCTACGGCTTTGGCGGCTAAAAGGAAACCTGGGATCCTGATTATTTGCTTTAAAAGGCCCTTTTTAGGGCCCCCAAGCTATCATGGAAAGGGCTGAAGTGACTATCTGGGGTAGGCTAGCGTTTTCCCATTTTCAATGGGTCATTAAGTGGTGTTCTCGGGTTTAAGTGGGGTGTGGCGTGGAAAATACCTATTGACCTTggataacccccccccccccccccgttaagTAAATGCGGGTTAGAATTGTCTGCTTACAAGCAGAGAGGTCCCTGCAATGTAGAAGACCTTCTTCCATGTCAGGAACTAAAGGAATGaccacatttttacatttttacaaaatcTTCCCCAGTCTTTTTGTTGAGCCCTGCAGACTATTTCGGCGGGCCGGGAAGTCGGGGTATTGTGCCACCCCAAATGGAGTCTGGGAAAAACTTGAAATGCTGGGCAAAAGAACAAGTGCACCAGCGCCTCGAATTTGAGTCCACCTAATACAACAGGATTCATTTTCACGCCAACAAGTTTAAACCTAGATTCAATGTGTACTTGCAGCTCTGTTACTGGCAATTTAGTGGCTCTTAAAAGAGCCTTTGGGCTTAAGCTTAAAAATACTCACTACTTAGTAAATTTACTTGGCACTGGTGTATTTGGTGACAGCCTTGGTGCCCTCGGACACGGCGTGCTTGGCCAGCTCCCCGGGCAGCAGCAACCGCACGGCCGTCTGGATCTCCCGGGACGTGATGGTTGAGCGCTTGTTGTAATGCGCCAGCCGCGACGCTTCGCCCGCGATACGCTCGAAGATGTCATTGACGAACGAGTTCATGATGCCCATGGCCTTGGAAGAGATGCCTGTGTCAGGGTGGACCTGTTTCAACACCTTGTACACGTACACCGAGTAGCTCTCCTTGCGGCTGCGCTTGCGCTTCTTGCCGTCCTTCTTCTGCGCCTTGGTCACGGCCTTCTTAGAGCCCTTTTTCGGGGCGGGAGCAGACTTCGCTGGTTCCGGCATGATTCTGAGACCTCAAAACCTTCTTCACAAAAACGTAGCGAAAAGTAAGCACGCTCTAAAGTGCCCTTCTTATATAGAACATTTGATGCAAATTAGGCGACTTCCAACTCCTTGTCTCATTGGCGGCTGTTCGAGATAATATCAGGAATTTCTTCTGCCCAATCAGAACGCAAGAGTCCCAAACTCGCGTTTTCATTGGTTGAATTAAGCCACAATGCTAACCAATGACACGCATTCTTCTTCGCGCCCAATAAGGGTTATAAAAAGTGCCGCGCCTGGACTTTCGCTTTGCTAACTACCGCAAGTGAAGCTGCTGTCGCTATAATGTCTGGAAGAGGCAAACAGGGAGGCAAAGCTCGTGCCAAGGCCAAGACCCGCTCCTCGCGGGCCGGGCTCCAGTTCCCGGTGGGTCGAGTGCACCGCCTGCTCCGCAAGGGCAACTATGCCGAGCGGGTCGGCGCCGGCGCGCCCGTGTACCTGGCGGCGGTGCTGGAGTACCTGACGGCCGAGATCCTGGAGCTGGCGGGCAACGCGGCCCGCGACAACAAGAAGACGCGCATCATCCCGCGCCACTTGCAGCTGGCCATCCGCAACGACGAGGAGCTCAACAAGCTGCTGGGCAAGGTCACTATCGCTCAGGGCGGTGTCTTGCCCAACATCCAAGCGGTGCTGCTGCCCAAGAAGACTGAGAGCCACCACAAAGCCAAATGAGGGATGAGGTCAGAAAAAGCTAGGAAACAAaggctcttttcagagccacTTACACTTTCAGAAAAAGCTGCTACACATAATCAGCTGTGTTTTTGCCGAGGCATCAGCGCGCTTCTCAGTTTTGGGCGGGAGTAGAGAAATTGCAGTGGTGACTTCAAGAATGTAGCCTAAACTGAAAGGACTTCTTAGAAACCGACAAAGTATTGTATGtccaggaaagttttgttcagaagTTGGGAGGTGGAACAGCTTTGAAGGAACATTCTGATTAAGTGACCTAAGTAAGGCAGTTTTTTTTCAAACGATGAAAACTTTCAGGTCTACTCAGCCATTTATACTCTTTAGAGTTTAATTCTAGTGGGAGTTTGTTGACTAAAATCCATGCAGAATATCCTAAGTCTTCAGTAAATTCTTAGCCGTATTATATTCACTTAATGCATTCTTAAAGTTAGTAACTCGATACAACAGTTAATGCAACCTAGAAAGTTCTACCTCCCTGCAAGTAGGTGCGGGAGCCATAAACGTGTAAATATGTGGTATGTAAGGTGATATATGTCCTGTAAAGTACATAGAGAAGCCATAGCATATAATGGGGATTCCTATTTTAGATATAATAGAGAAGCCACTTTAAGGATGTTAGGTGGCCTgacataaactgaaaaaaaaaaaaaaagagagatttgggTAGAAAGGAGTATTGTCAAGTCGGAGGAACCGATAATGAAAAAGTCTTAAGGCAGAAAAATTTGGGTGTGTAAACTGATGTGTATAAGCAATAGCAATCAGGCTCAAAATCCTTATTTCTGAGATGATGAAATTTGATAATACAGATTAGTTAGATAGAAAAAGCTTTAAAACCCAACCCACTTTTTTAAGGACACCATAAAAATTATTGACTTTATTATGTGGTTCAAAAACAGGAAGATTTAAGAGAATATAGTTCATAATTCAATCCAGGACTCATTTGCACCTCCTAGTCGTTGCTTGCAGAAGCCCTGCTGAATGAAATGATAAAATGCCAGCtaccccagaaaaaaaattatagtggtATAGTCCTATAGGTTGGGTTCTCTGGAAGCAGAAGCTGAGATGGACTTTGGGGTGCAAGATGTTTATTAGGGGCCAATTTGtgtgaagggagggaggaactAGGATTGGACAGAGGAGAAGGTCAAATCATAATACAGGCCAGACAAATAATGTGGGAAGCAATGGAGTTTATGTGGCCTGTCAGGGTTGCCTCACATTGGGTGAAAATATCCCTGGATCAGCCTTTATTTCCCCCACTTTGTTCTGCCACTGATGTGGACTGCCCTGAGGAAAGGGGTGCCTTGAGTAGGGTGGAGCTGTGCAACTCCAAAGACTGAAGGAGCTGAGAGCTGCTGATCTACAAATTGCACTCTGCCCTTGGGCAGCAAGCCCT encodes the following:
- the LOC125136215 gene encoding histone H2B type 1-O-like translates to MPDPAKSAPAPKKGSKKAVTKAQKKDGKKRKRSRKESYSIYVYKVLKQVHPDTGISSKAMGIMNSFVNDIFERIAGEASRLAHYNKRSTITSREIQTAVRLLLPGELAKHAVSEGTKAVTKYTSAK
- the LOC125136210 gene encoding histone H2A type 1-H, with translation MSGRGKQGGKARAKAKTRSSRAGLQFPVGRVHRLLRKGNYAERVGAGAPVYLAAVLEYLTAEILELAGNAARDNKKTRIIPRHLQLAIRNDEELNKLLGKVTIAQGGVLPNIQAVLLPKKTESHHKAK
- the LOC125136203 gene encoding histone H2A type 1 isoform X1; the protein is MSGRGKQGGKARAKAKTRSSRAGLQFPVGRVHRLLRKGNYAERVGAGAPVYLAAVLEYLTAEILELAGNAARDNKKTRIIPRHLQLAIRNDEELNKLLGKVTIAQGGVLPNIQAVLLPKKTESHHKAKGK
- the LOC125136226 gene encoding histone H4; translation: MSGRGKGGKGLGKGGAKRHRKVLRDNIQGITKPAIRRLARRGGVKRISGLIYEETRGVLKVFLENVIRDAVTYTEHAKRKTVTAMDVVYALKRQGRTLYGFGG
- the LOC125136203 gene encoding histone H2A type 1-H isoform X2, which gives rise to MSGRGKQGGKARAKAKTRSSRAGLQFPVGRVHRLLRKGNYAERVGAGAPVYLAAVLEYLTAEILELAGNAARDNKKTRIIPRHLQLAIRNDEELNKLLGKVTIAQGGVLPNIQAVLLPKKTESHHKAK
- the LOC125136220 gene encoding histone H2B type 1-K is translated as MPEPAKSAPAPKKGSKKAVTKAQKKDGKKRKRSRKESYSVYVYKVLKQVHPDTGISSKAMGIMNSFVNDIFERIAGEASRLAHYNKRSTITSREIQTAVRLLLPGELAKHAVSEGTKAVTKYTSAK